Genomic window (Branchiostoma lanceolatum isolate klBraLanc5 chromosome 13, klBraLanc5.hap2, whole genome shotgun sequence):
AACAGCCTCGAGTAGTACGTAACGGTACATGAGGTTGAAGACCAAAAGTCCAAGTATAGAACTCTCATGTCTAATGATTGTCAATAGTCCTTCGCATTCACAGATAGATATCCTCTGTCACAGTGTCGAGGACCTACAACATAATCCATTCTGTAACAGATTGTACAGGTGTCAGTTTGGCAAATAATTTCCTCCCTACTCTATCACTAGATTAGCTGCGTAGTTGGTCGTTCCTGGTCCATTATCTGAACTAGGAGAGAGGTAATGGCACTGTGATTGTCACTAAGTGTGTGTCAGGCGAGCTCAATACTCGTACTCTCAGACATGACATAATGCCAAATTTCAGTGGCTCGTTGAAATAGGAAACAAGATGACATGTAGCCTTGAGTCCAACGACTGAATTCACACACCGTCGTCATTTGATTCATAGTAGAAACTTACGTTTTAATGTACATTATTTCATAAATTCTTAATTCTCACAGTTGCTTCACAGTATTGCATTAAAGCATCTTAAttgcaaaattgcaaaattGTTTCGAGAAAGTAATATTGTTGATAATAATACCTGTGGGGTAATGACTCGCTTTCAGTCGTCTCCTTCAGTTTCCTTCCATTAAGTTCAGCATCGTCTGGATTTTACTTAAAAGTTTTTCATTAGTGATACAACGATTCGAATGCCGGAACGCCAATAAAGAGCAAAGTATCTTTCATAAACCAAAGACTACCAGTCCAATCAATTTCACTGGTATGATCGCTGAGCTTATGGTTAGCCATAGCTAAGCATTCGTTCTCTTGGTCCTCACAACATCCGAACATTGACACACACGATATTGCACATGCCTTCAAACGTTCTTACACGGACAGGCCAAGTAGAAACAAGTCACTGTTGATTCTGTCGAATCCCTCTCTGGTATTGTCCTTCATGCGATCGTCGGCGGATTTTCTAAAGGCTTCTCCCTTGAAGAACAACCCGAACACGACCAAGATTACCCCGGCAAGAACGGAGATACCCAGCACCACTATGACCGTGTAGAACCGTAGGATCGTCAGTCCTGAATTCTGTCTCTCATCTGAACGGTGACTCATCGTGGTCGTGGCATTGGACGACGTTTTAACGGACGAGCTCGAGGATGGCACCGTAGCGTTCGCCAAGCTGCCTCGGTCCACAGCGGTTGTGCTGCCGCCCTCGTCGGAATCTGGTACGGTCGTCGACGAGAACGTCGCTGTATCACCCCCGGATGATGTTTGGATGGCCACGAGCAGGAGAAGATAACCAGCCATCAACATCGTTGGGATCTGGTAGAATCTCCTCAGACAGTTGATGCCTTTATAGAATGGAGTTCAACGAAGATGGTGAGCATCTGTTGGGCAACTCCTCCTCAAACCAGATTCGATCTTTTGAACTGATATGCGCACACCACCACCGAAGTTCGCCGTTGAGAAGGCAGCTATTGCAACACTCAACTGATTGAAAAGTGACCAAGACGAAATGTAGTCCACGCCGTCAATTCCCGTCTATAACAGCACAATGAGCGATAATTATTCCAGATGGTTTCAACACGTGACCTTTTCTGTTATTGTTGTAAAAGGTTACAGAACACGCATAACATCAGGCTGGTGTCAGTGTAAAAAATCGCCCACAgcattttaagatttatttgTCTTTAATGCTAAGCAACGAAAAGCATATTTCCCAGATCCATCCAGTGTATGGGTAATGTCACGTTTGGAGTGATGCTCTGCTACTTCGTCGGAAGAGCAATAATAAACAAGGATTAACTGAAAATAGGCTTTGCAAGCCACGTACCATGCCACGTGTGTCCTCGATGGCTTCAAATGGGCGGCTTTCAGCGGCCTTGATACTGTGAACACGTCCTGTCCTCTTCATTAGAGCAAATTAATAGGTACGACGTTTACTCGTACGTAGCAAAGGTTGCCGCCAGTGTCAGGTAGCTCTTTGTGGTACGTAGGCGTGCCAAGACGTGGAGCTACATGTGACGGAAAGACGAATTTCATACCTAACGAACATGAGGCATATGACTGTCGCGACAGAGCCATGCAgaaggtaatctccaagcagattatCACCGGTGGCCAATAAAACCGCTTTTGCCCGTTTGATACTGTCTTTGCCACCGacagatctgctttgagattatgcAAACGGGACAATGAGTTGAACGGCTGGAAAAATTACCTCTCCTCCACCGAATCTAGAGACTAGAACACAAGTTAATGTATAACAATCGTTTTCGCTAAATACCATTTCTTATCACTGATCGGCATTTTTATATGAGCCTGTTAACGTTCACGTGGTTCTAAAACTCACTGCAGGTGCGGGGAGCTCGTGACGTCATAAATCATGGATTGTCACCATAGTAACAAACCGTGCTGAAATATGTTATTTTAATCACATAATCTGAATTCATAGAAAGAAAAGATCTCCTTGTAACGTTTTGTTAGAACACAGATTTATAATGAGTACCATGGCCTGATACCAACGCTTCTGCCCAAAATCCCCCAAATCTATTTTGCCCGTTGGGTAGCGACGGTCGAAGCAGACTAAAGCTAACTACGATTTACTTTCATCTTCAGTTAAGTCTCCAGACTTAGCGCAGCCCCCACTGCCTTGATCCATGTGTTTCAACAAGAAGCCACAAATTTTTTCGGGATCGCATGTACCAGAAAGCAAGCTTTGCcgagtactgtactgtacatacgTTATCATATTTCAATGAGCTAATGAATGGAAGGTTGCCCGTATTTCACCAGTATGAGACACCCTGGAAGCTTGACAAGAGATTCAAAAAAGTATGAAACgtttttcaatgttttcttaGAAGATGTCTTCAATTTCCCTCAGTCTCCTTTCACTGGAGGCGACGATTTTAAAGATCTGTAGCCTGAGAGCTCTCGACCTTTGCATTGCCCTTCCCTGGCTAAATGTTTTAATACGaagtatatatagagagagattatGCGCCTTGCCAATCCACTTATGAACCCCCCAGAGAGCCGGTGTTACCTCCATTACCTTTAATAATCCGGAAGTCACAACGAAACACCTGCGGCCTCTGCAAGGTAGCCAGCGAAAAATGAAAAACACAAGGGTTCTTATTCAAAGCTTTCTTTAGACTTTTGAGTTGTGACTTCTGATCTTAAAATGGCTTAATCGCATATCGAAACACAATATGCAATATACAATGTGTGAACGAAAAAATCCTTATTTGTGAGCAAATGCACCACGTACCGTATAGCCCTTCGTctgttatgataatgataacagtGCATCTGAGGAAACACAGCAatttggtacataacactgcaatgaaactatcttttccatgtgcataatgatcaaagctacaagcGTACGTTCGCACAAATGTCTTATCATCTGTACTTATTAAAGAATAACTGGTTTTACctaattgaaagaaataattctCTGATGATTATGGATacttcatagatatcaatttgtgcgaacGTAGCGTTGATAATTATGCACGTGGAAAATATAGTTTCTTTGtagtgttatgtaccaaagtgctgtgtTTCCTCTTAGAAAAAATCCTATtaagggcaatgaaatttgatgacgtcatccatattgtaaaaaaatcagatttagaattctttcatgacgagctatcaatattcagtacagcTACAGTTCTTTATTAACGTGTTAAtaagaaaagaatgaaaagtcaaaatgctaatttagccagggaggaatAGTACCAAAGATAGCCATATAGAGGCCAGAAAGCCAACAATTTCAACATTTCGGTAAAAAGGGGAAAATTTCCCAGGAGAGTCATCAGACCGCGGGAAGGCTAACATTTCCCCCGCCAAACCTTATGGtgaccaaactcccctggcaaattattatcggcctatagccagcgtagatAGTCTGCTAGAGACTAGAAACGATATGGCAGAAACGAAATCTTCGATAGAGACATCAAAGACACGCCGCGTGCTTAACCATATATGGAAGTAATTGCCATCCGCTCAAGGTACCATTATGAACATTATAGTGTAGAGTTTATTCTATTGTGACGTCAGGTTGCCACGCAACCAGCTTGACGTGCAGGTGCCTACAGACTTAACTTAACCATTATCATGACGGCGTTGCATAGATGTGAACTTGCGGAAATGAAACCTTCTCAGCGCAGACGTGCCCAGATTAGCACTTGTCTGGTGAGTTCACTTGAAAATACCCGGATATTTGTCCTGACAAGGACGAACTTTGAAGGTGCGTGATAACACAGGAGTGTGTCCATTATGTAGTTCAGGGACgatgatactctccaagcagagctagggtttcggctggtttttaacgtgtttttaggcgtttttgccatgccttctactttgtcatcgtttttgttgtgagTAGATATTACCAACACTTAACGTTAACCCCACGTGAACTCATGAACTATAATGATTATGTACAATAATTTGTAACAATGATAGAGTATAGCTGTTGGGGAGGTTGTCTCCATTCAGGAAAAGTGCCAACCGAACGTTTGTtgtagtgtcagtagttaagactagagtagtcatatgttatattgttcatcattgtctgtccgtccactccgtgttacatgtacatgtacttgcacatgtacttacaattagcctacgggcaggaattcgCAATCATGAAACTTTCTATTGATTGGAACATTCAAGAATGCCATACTAGTACTTTTATATCTATTCTGAAATCCTTGGATAGTAGTACCTCAAATATACCCATCTTTTTCTAGAGCTCCGATTCACTGATGGCTGCTGCTAAGTGTTTGGACAATCTCTGATTTACAAGTTCACACTTGCCGCAGAATGTTGCAGGGGAAGTCCAAAGTGCACTTGACAAATGCATTTACGTGACTCAAAGAAAATCGATGTCGCGTGTCTTCTCTTTCCATGTCTATCACAACATGAAGAGTAGCGGTGGCAAGGCGACGTTTAGCGATTCATTTTGGAATAGCATCTTAGCAAACCAGCGCGGGGGTTATGTTTTCAATGGCGTTTACCGGCCGGCTTGCGATATCATTAAAGAAATTGCCAACAACCGGAAAAATTTAAGTTCTGTTTacggcaattacaaactgcaattAGCTATACCCTACAAAAGGCACTCTCTAGCTGCAAGCGTACGACGTGCGTACGACCGCACCACTAAAAATCCCAGGACGGTGCACGTACgaccgacctcgcgcgcggctgccgaactttaccttttaatttcttcagttacaaacaaactaagtTTGAAGCTTGAGAttagttgggctggctaaaaggagATTTCCCAcggatataaacacacgttcgtGCAGGCGTTTACTTTTTAGGGTCCAGACTATTTTAGACTCGGAGCATAAATGAGATTAACAACAGTACACTACAGTCACGCAAACTGAGCCTGGATAATAACACATATCCCCAGATCAGCGTTGCACAGATTACACACTGTCACACATCCTCATTGATTTTAATGTGGGCAGATGGATGGGTAACGAAATGTCCATAACGATAGAAGACAAAGGTTGTGCCGTATGGATGTAACGCTACTACTTTAGACATAAGAACTCTCCAGAAAACATCCGAGTAATGACAAGTATGACAACAAGTATTATCTGAAAGTTCGTCTCATGAAACAGCGTTTAATATACAGTGCATAATGTCACTTTGCCAGTCATCTAGTTTTCTGAGTACGGCATACTTGTCTGTGATgtgtgaatatatatatattaagtatGTCACCGAGGCACAACATTGTCGGGATATATTCTTCCATTAGATTAACTGTATATaaatgaggtacatgtattgtacatttatgtccATGAGGTCAACTGTGTGTGAGTAGAGTAGTATTGGCCATTACAAGGAGTTACATTGTATGTGAGAAAGTCCAATAATGCAAACAAGGGACCAATTATAGTAAATGTCTCCCAAAACATTTTTTCGAGCTCAGTTTTGTCACGTTTTTGTGGAAATGCATTAATAATAGTATAAACAAGCAAGCGAAATTGACATATTCGGTACATGGATGTGTTTCCAGAAAGAAATGGCTGTGGCGACAAGGATACTAGCAAGTTTTCAAACGTAATGCCGAAGTGTCTTTGACACATGTTTCTAACACATTACCGAAGTGTCCGGTACTGAAGAAAATCCCAACGCCtctcatactgaatttgcaatgaaatgcctagcctggatgccagacccccaaactctaacaTATCTATCGTGTGTCCCACATGATAGATATGTTAGAGTttggggggtctggcatccagactatGAAATGCCGAACTGTCTGAAGTAAAGGCGGTCCTCTGAGGGAACGCCTAAGCATCTTACGGAGTCTACAGGCCCACTGGAATGCCGaactttccttggtgctgaagaacCTTCCAATGAAATATCGACGCGTccaagcctccaccaggcctttttacgggggtatggatcgtaaaaTTGGGCAAACGGGGGAATAATTTTCCTGGggagtcagtccgcgggaaggttaTCTTTCCTCCCTCCCTCCGAAGCCGGCCAAACCCTATGGTACCCAAattcccctggcaaattattctccctatagccagcgtagtcagtctggtagagactacgtcCAAGGTACGGGGACACTTTCCAGAGCCATACCACTGTTTGCGAGCCTAACTAGTCTTATGGCAGTTCGCTGAAGTCCATCATGTCGCTGTGCCCGTATAGCAGGGACTCGCCGGTGTGAGACACGGCCGCGCTGTAGCGTTCGTTGTGATCGTCGTGGCCGCTGATGTGACGATGGCCGTAGGGCTCGGTTCTGTGGAGACGAATCATTCTCAGTGTGAGGCATGACGGCATACACGGCTTACTTAATGAGACAAACCTGCCAGCCATTCAGTTCATATATATACGATGCTAATTTAATTTGAGACCAGTCTGCAGGGCCAGGCAACATTGCTTTGTGCCAATATTAGTATGGATACATTTTTTCTACTCGACTAGACTTGTACAAGTCATTGGAACTGAAATTGAAAGTGGGCAAAATGAAAGTGGCTGGTTGTCAAATCGGACTACACATATAAAACGAGCAACCTGTTGTACCTGACCTGAGAAAGAGATTGAAAGACACCAAGAGCATCCCGCCGATGATGACCACTGACAGCACGGTCACCAGGACGACCAGTCGAGTCATCGGTCCGTACATGCTGACGCCCTCTCCGTCGTCCCACAGAATAGTCACGTTCAGATTCGCAGCCACTGTGGTTGTGTCTGCTACAGAACTGCTTCCTAGATACTGCGACATCACTGGTGCAAACTACAGACGACTTCTGACATCAAGGGCATCTTATATTGCCCAGGCAGACAAAGCTCGAGCTCCGCTTCTGCGACTCACACTCGTTCAATGCGTGAGAAGACGCTAATAATAGCTTTTACCGGCTCAAACCAAATCTCTAACTGCCTTGAAAAAGACAGCAGGAAGCCCCTGGCTTTAACTAGATAACGTTAATGCAACGTCATTTGGGTATCCATGGCAACCAAGCCGCTTTGCTGTTATGATCGTTTGTTACACACGAATTTCTCTTGGTGTATTCTCACAATCGGATCTTCTTCTTTTGCGTGTAAGGTAAGACTGTACGTTGTTCTTTGAACAGATCCAACGCCCACGAAAGAGATACAGCCCTCACCAAGACAACCATTGGCTGCTGGAGGTATTCGCAGGCAATGACGCATTCAACGTAAGTCAGCTCGGGTTCAAAATCATTCGAATTTGAAGGCCTTATACGTGATTATATGAGGATTGTATGAGATCTAAGACCATCTAATGATACAGGCGACAAAGACGTATT
Coding sequences:
- the LOC136447270 gene encoding uncharacterized protein, whose translation is MSQYLGSSSVADTTTVAANLNVTILWDDGEGVSMYGPMTRLVVLVTVLSVVIIGGMLLVSFNLFLRTEPYGHRHISGHDDHNERYSAAVSHTGESLLYGHSDMMDFSELP